The Nocardia arthritidis genome has a window encoding:
- a CDS encoding DUF742 domain-containing protein, producing the protein MTRGRPGRDDDPDRLYTLTGGRSRPDSDAFDLVTLVVSECEPVPGMQSEHVAILDMCRAPTAVVEIAAELRLPVGITTILLSDLLHAGKISARHPQARVNSPGMPWETLPDASTLEKVLIGLRSL; encoded by the coding sequence GTGACCAGGGGCAGACCCGGGCGCGACGACGACCCGGACCGGCTCTACACGCTGACCGGCGGCCGCAGCAGGCCGGACTCCGATGCCTTCGACCTGGTCACCCTGGTGGTCAGCGAATGCGAACCGGTGCCGGGCATGCAATCCGAACATGTCGCCATCCTCGATATGTGCCGGGCCCCGACGGCCGTCGTCGAGATCGCGGCCGAGCTGCGGCTGCCGGTCGGCATCACCACCATCCTGCTGTCGGATCTGCTGCACGCGGGCAAAATCTCCGCCCGCCATCCGCAGGCCCGGGTGAATTCACCGGGCATGCCGTGGGAGACGCTGCCCGACGCATCGACACTCGAGAAGGTGCTCATTGGACTCCGCAGTCTTTGA
- a CDS encoding GTP-binding protein, giving the protein MDSAVFDPRPARADAPLHSSTSNGLKIVIVGGFGVGKTTMVRSVSEIRPLDTEATMTNMGVGVDDPTGAPGKNTTTVAFDFGRITIDAENVLYLFGAPGQERFWFLWDRLFAGALGAIVLVDQRRIADSWYAIDRLEHQKTRFIVACNNFGDTHRPDEVRDALDLDPQVPLVVCDARSRESCKEVLITLVEHIYAARTDTRPETIS; this is encoded by the coding sequence TTGGACTCCGCAGTCTTTGATCCTCGGCCCGCCCGCGCCGACGCACCGCTACACAGCAGCACCAGCAATGGACTGAAGATCGTCATCGTCGGCGGTTTCGGCGTCGGCAAGACGACCATGGTGCGTTCGGTGAGCGAGATCCGGCCGCTGGACACCGAGGCGACGATGACGAATATGGGTGTCGGCGTGGACGATCCGACGGGTGCGCCGGGAAAGAACACCACCACCGTCGCTTTCGACTTCGGCCGCATAACCATCGACGCCGAGAACGTGCTCTACCTGTTCGGCGCGCCCGGACAGGAACGCTTCTGGTTCCTGTGGGACCGGCTGTTCGCCGGTGCGCTCGGCGCCATCGTGCTGGTGGATCAGCGCCGGATCGCCGACTCCTGGTACGCGATCGACCGGCTGGAGCATCAGAAGACGCGATTCATCGTGGCGTGCAACAACTTCGGCGATACGCACCGGCCGGATGAGGTGCGCGACGCACTCGACCTCGATCCGCAGGTGCCGCTGGTGGTGTGCGACGCCAGATCCCGCGAATCCTGCAAAGAGGTACTGATCACCCTGGTCGAACACATCTACGCGGCCCGCACCGACACCCGACCGGAGACGATTTCATGA
- a CDS encoding Mut7-C RNAse domain-containing protein, which yields MGSGEITVEVADELLVFVGQRGGRFGARVDGVSTLGHVVEALGMPLTEVGALAVDGDAVAVSHIPRAGQKVTVGAVVRPQRYAEPIRFLLDIHLGTLARRLRLLGIDAAYEKPDIGDAALAQRSAAEHRILLSRDRGLLRRREIHAGAYVYSHRPDEQLDDVLSRFAPELRPWTRCTACNGLLRAADKHTLRLPDQTGQTYDSFAQCVECDHVYWKGAHHASLDSIVARAMAKYGS from the coding sequence GTGGGCTCCGGGGAGATAACAGTCGAGGTGGCGGACGAGTTGCTGGTGTTCGTCGGGCAGCGGGGCGGGCGATTCGGCGCTCGGGTGGACGGGGTTTCGACGCTCGGGCATGTCGTCGAGGCATTGGGGATGCCGCTCACCGAGGTGGGCGCGCTCGCCGTCGACGGGGATGCGGTCGCGGTGTCGCATATTCCGCGCGCCGGGCAGAAGGTGACGGTCGGTGCGGTCGTGCGCCCGCAGCGGTATGCCGAACCGATCCGGTTCCTGCTCGATATCCACCTCGGGACGCTGGCGCGGCGGCTGCGGCTGCTCGGCATCGATGCGGCGTACGAGAAGCCGGATATCGGCGACGCGGCGCTGGCACAGCGCTCGGCCGCCGAGCACCGAATACTGCTCTCCCGCGACCGCGGCCTGCTGCGCCGACGCGAAATCCACGCGGGCGCATACGTTTACAGTCACCGCCCAGACGAACAGCTCGACGACGTACTCTCCCGATTCGCACCGGAACTACGGCCGTGGACCCGCTGCACCGCATGCAACGGACTCCTGCGCGCCGCCGACAAACACACCCTGCGACTGCCCGACCAAACCGGCCAGACCTACGACTCCTTCGCACAATGCGTCGAATGCGACCACGTCTACTGGAAAGGCGCACACCACGCGAGCCTGGACTCGATCGTGGCACGCGCCATGGCCAAATACGGCAGCTAA
- a CDS encoding cytochrome P450, which yields MTTPSPAQAGAKHCPVAPGNAVPLSGPRFHTDPHHLYREMRRDHGPVVAVELPGGIPAWLVIGYRELHQVTSDPELFPRDVGLWNQWPNIPEDWPLLPMVGTPRPSIYFTAGAEHRRHLAMVEPALESVDPFELRRDCEELADRLIDSFCGRGEADLVADFAVPLPVLTLARVLGFPDEDGPDLAWSMQALADGGADAHAGYLRFTEHMQRLLASKKARPGNDLTSRMLAYPAPFTDEEYMNDLQAITAAGHLPTSDWIGNSVRLMLTDDRFAAALGGGRRSIGEAMNEVLWEDTPTQILAGRWAARDTRLADKVIRAGDLLLLGLAGANADPHVRQHLSGSAEAISSGNSAHFAFSYGEYRCPFPAQQIAEIIARTGIEVLLDRLPDIDLAVPAQNLVRRPSAFLRGMTSLPVRFTPVRAVGGTP from the coding sequence ATGACAACGCCGAGCCCCGCGCAGGCGGGCGCCAAGCACTGCCCCGTCGCACCCGGGAATGCGGTGCCGTTGAGCGGCCCGCGCTTCCACACCGACCCGCATCACCTCTACCGCGAGATGCGCCGCGATCACGGACCCGTTGTCGCCGTTGAACTTCCGGGTGGCATCCCGGCCTGGCTGGTCATCGGATATCGCGAATTGCACCAGGTGACAAGCGATCCCGAGCTGTTCCCGCGCGATGTGGGCCTGTGGAATCAGTGGCCGAACATTCCGGAGGACTGGCCGCTGCTGCCGATGGTCGGCACGCCCCGGCCGTCGATCTACTTCACCGCGGGCGCCGAACATCGCCGGCATCTCGCGATGGTGGAGCCCGCGCTGGAATCGGTGGATCCGTTCGAATTGCGGCGCGACTGCGAGGAATTGGCGGATCGGCTGATCGATTCGTTCTGCGGCCGCGGCGAGGCCGACCTGGTCGCCGATTTCGCGGTGCCGCTGCCGGTGCTCACCCTGGCCAGGGTGCTCGGCTTCCCGGACGAGGACGGGCCGGATCTGGCCTGGTCGATGCAGGCGCTCGCCGACGGCGGCGCCGATGCGCACGCCGGTTACCTGCGCTTCACCGAACATATGCAGCGGCTGCTGGCGAGCAAGAAGGCAAGGCCCGGTAACGATCTCACCTCGCGGATGCTCGCCTATCCGGCGCCGTTCACCGACGAGGAGTACATGAACGACCTGCAGGCGATCACCGCCGCCGGTCATCTGCCGACCTCCGACTGGATCGGTAATTCGGTGCGGCTCATGCTCACCGACGATCGGTTCGCGGCCGCGCTCGGCGGCGGCAGGCGCAGCATCGGCGAGGCGATGAACGAGGTGCTGTGGGAGGACACCCCGACCCAGATCCTCGCGGGACGCTGGGCCGCGCGCGATACCCGCTTGGCGGACAAGGTGATTCGCGCCGGCGATCTGCTGCTGCTCGGCCTGGCCGGTGCGAATGCGGACCCGCATGTGCGCCAACATCTTTCCGGTAGCGCCGAGGCGATCAGCTCCGGTAACAGCGCGCATTTCGCGTTCAGCTACGGCGAGTACCGCTGCCCGTTCCCGGCGCAGCAGATCGCCGAGATCATCGCGCGCACCGGTATCGAGGTGCTGCTGGACCGGCTGCCCGATATCGATCTCGCGGTGCCCGCACAGAATCTGGTCCGGCGGCCGTCGGCCTTCCTCCGCGGTATGACTTCACTTCCCGTTCGTTTCACCCCTGTTCGTGCCGTCGGAGGTACACCGTGA
- a CDS encoding sensor histidine kinase — MSQSLNPPDGESGEPAARLPYSVLTTTAAVTAVIVLVSVFLAPADFRLPLAIGSGIAAIVLCATITAAVYYRGEAVRAKQVAAASVAEAADSVAAANETIATANTAAYEAIAAANEAAQAHAWTAKDSESRRAAAMAAFAGAAGRMQAMTTSMLAELREMEHRHADPKVLADLLHLDHRTAQAGRLADSIAVLSGARSGRRWAKPIAMESILRGAMGRVAGYQRVRLRAIAEIAIAGHAAEGVMHALAELIDNACNFSPPTTEVHVYAAEVPAGVVLTIEDSGLVMSESALRRAESAVSGGGAAASDLSSLTGTRLGLAVVGHLARKHGLTVSYRPSAIGGTAVVVVVPRDLTARLDRSQTGPMAALTPPPQAPAPEPVAVPALATAESTLPKRRRGSTLAAVHPDGLAAPRAVADPVDAPAKPAALGAFQRAMARRDAGDPPPSAPPPTVENDR, encoded by the coding sequence TTGTCACAGTCATTGAATCCGCCGGATGGCGAATCCGGGGAGCCGGCCGCGCGCCTACCCTATTCGGTGCTGACGACGACGGCCGCCGTCACCGCGGTCATCGTGCTGGTCTCGGTGTTCTTGGCACCGGCCGATTTTCGCCTACCGCTGGCCATCGGTTCGGGGATTGCCGCAATTGTGCTGTGCGCCACCATAACCGCCGCCGTCTATTACCGAGGCGAGGCGGTGCGGGCGAAACAGGTCGCCGCCGCATCGGTCGCCGAGGCCGCTGACAGCGTCGCGGCCGCCAACGAGACCATCGCCACCGCGAATACCGCGGCCTACGAGGCGATCGCCGCCGCGAACGAGGCGGCCCAGGCGCACGCCTGGACGGCCAAGGACAGCGAAAGCCGAAGGGCCGCCGCGATGGCCGCGTTCGCGGGCGCGGCGGGCCGGATGCAGGCCATGACCACCAGCATGCTCGCCGAACTGCGCGAGATGGAGCACCGGCACGCCGACCCCAAGGTGCTCGCCGACCTGCTGCACCTGGATCACCGCACCGCGCAGGCCGGACGCCTCGCCGACAGCATCGCGGTGCTCAGCGGCGCGCGCTCCGGCCGCCGCTGGGCCAAACCGATTGCGATGGAATCGATTCTGCGCGGCGCGATGGGCCGGGTCGCCGGTTATCAGCGGGTCCGGCTGCGCGCCATCGCCGAGATCGCGATCGCGGGCCACGCCGCCGAGGGCGTCATGCACGCGCTCGCCGAACTCATCGACAACGCGTGCAATTTCTCGCCGCCCACCACCGAAGTGCACGTCTACGCCGCGGAGGTGCCCGCGGGCGTTGTGCTCACCATCGAGGACAGCGGCCTGGTGATGAGCGAATCCGCGCTGCGCCGTGCGGAATCGGCGGTGTCCGGCGGCGGCGCCGCGGCATCGGACCTGTCCTCGCTCACCGGAACCCGGCTCGGGCTCGCGGTGGTCGGCCACCTCGCGCGCAAACACGGCCTCACCGTTTCCTACCGGCCCTCCGCCATCGGCGGCACCGCGGTGGTCGTCGTGGTGCCGAGGGATCTCACCGCCCGCCTGGACCGTTCGCAGACCGGCCCGATGGCCGCGCTCACCCCGCCGCCGCAGGCGCCCGCCCCCGAACCGGTCGCGGTGCCCGCCCTCGCCACCGCCGAATCGACGCTGCCGAAGCGCCGCCGCGGCAGCACGCTGGCCGCGGTGCACCCCGACGGCCTCGCCGCGCCGCGTGCCGTCGCCGACCCGGTCGACGCGCCCGCGAAACCCGCGGCGCTGGGCGCGTTCCAGCGCGCCATGGCGCGCCGCGACGCGGGCGATCCGCCGCCATCCGCCCCGCCCCCGACCGTGGAGAACGATCGATGA
- a CDS encoding cytochrome P450 family protein, whose product MVGDLAGETARLIAAGPITRIDLLGVPAWTITETALAKELLVDPRLIKDINAWSLWASGEVTEQWPLIGMINAGRSMFTVDGPEHRRLRIKTTQALTPRRLEDIRPAIERLTAELLDDLAAAAAGGEVVDLKTAYAYPLPMRVVSELMGVDRADHPMLLDSYKKFFSLLTPQDERLAIIQMQHEYFTELVRAKTAEPTDDLTSALIQAEDGGARLTEEEVVGNLKAMVAAGHETTVGLILNAVRALLGDPAQLAKVRAGDVEWKQVVEETLRWDTPTTHLLMRFATEDITVGDTVIPKGDGVVMSYRAIGRDAAVHGEDADEFDVTRPTANRHLAFGYGPHVCPGAALSRLEAVIALPALFERFPDLRLAVPAEELRNLPVLTQNDLAAFPVYLA is encoded by the coding sequence ATGGTGGGTGATCTGGCGGGGGAGACCGCGCGACTGATCGCCGCCGGCCCCATCACGCGGATCGATCTGCTCGGTGTCCCGGCCTGGACCATCACCGAAACCGCCTTGGCCAAAGAGCTTTTGGTGGATCCCAGGCTGATCAAGGACATCAACGCCTGGTCGCTGTGGGCCAGCGGCGAGGTGACCGAGCAGTGGCCGTTGATCGGCATGATCAACGCGGGCCGGTCCATGTTCACCGTCGACGGCCCCGAGCACCGGCGACTACGCATCAAGACCACCCAGGCGCTGACGCCGCGCAGGCTCGAGGACATCCGCCCGGCCATCGAGCGGCTCACCGCCGAACTCCTCGACGACCTGGCCGCGGCGGCGGCCGGTGGCGAGGTGGTCGATCTCAAGACCGCATACGCCTACCCGCTGCCGATGCGGGTGGTCAGCGAGCTGATGGGGGTCGATCGCGCGGACCACCCGATGCTGCTCGACTCGTACAAGAAGTTCTTCTCGCTGCTCACGCCGCAGGACGAGCGGCTGGCGATCATCCAGATGCAGCACGAATATTTCACCGAACTGGTCCGGGCGAAGACCGCCGAACCGACCGACGATCTGACCAGCGCGCTCATCCAGGCCGAGGACGGCGGCGCGCGGTTGACCGAGGAAGAGGTGGTCGGCAACCTGAAGGCCATGGTCGCCGCCGGGCACGAGACCACCGTCGGGCTGATCCTCAACGCGGTGCGCGCGCTGCTCGGCGATCCGGCGCAGCTGGCCAAGGTCCGCGCGGGCGATGTCGAATGGAAGCAGGTGGTCGAGGAGACCCTGCGCTGGGATACGCCGACGACCCATCTGCTGATGCGCTTCGCCACCGAGGACATCACCGTCGGCGATACGGTGATCCCGAAGGGCGACGGCGTAGTCATGTCCTACCGCGCGATCGGCCGCGATGCCGCCGTGCACGGCGAGGATGCCGACGAATTCGACGTCACCCGGCCGACGGCCAACCGGCACTTGGCATTCGGCTACGGACCGCACGTCTGCCCCGGCGCCGCGCTGTCCCGGCTGGAGGCGGTCATCGCGCTGCCGGCGCTCTTCGAACGCTTCCCGGATCTGCGCTTGGCGGTGCCGGCCGAGGAACTGCGGAACCTGCCGGTGCTCACGCAGAACGACCTGGCCGCCTTCCCCGTATACCTCGCTTAG
- a CDS encoding helix-turn-helix domain-containing protein: protein MTEHPRLHSIPGGRDDRPSRADQDGEPLWREVLGHQLRTLRKEQRETLVETAGRAGVSPQYLSEVERGRKEPSSEMIAALAGALGTSLGGLTEQVADELRARRRRAAMLRSMAAGTDREFARRAPQSGTAPTLMLLAA, encoded by the coding sequence ATGACCGAGCATCCCCGACTGCATTCGATCCCCGGCGGGCGCGACGACCGGCCGAGCCGAGCGGACCAGGACGGCGAACCGCTGTGGCGCGAGGTACTCGGGCACCAGCTGCGAACGCTGCGGAAGGAGCAGCGGGAAACGCTGGTCGAAACGGCCGGGCGGGCCGGAGTGTCGCCGCAGTACCTGTCCGAGGTGGAGCGCGGCCGCAAGGAACCGTCCAGCGAGATGATCGCCGCGCTGGCGGGTGCGCTCGGCACCTCGCTCGGCGGGCTCACCGAGCAGGTGGCCGACGAACTGCGGGCGCGCCGCCGCCGGGCCGCCATGCTGCGCTCGATGGCGGCGGGTACGGACCGTGAATTCGCCCGGCGCGCACCGCAATCCGGCACCGCGCCGACGCTCATGCTGCTGGCAGCCTGA
- a CDS encoding ClpP family protease has protein sequence MAQEDKTPLFSWRSREQLLSRRILVLDGPLDDDNGTLLMTQLLTLAAEDPEAGISLWINSPGGSVPSMLAIRDIMRLIPCEVSTVAMGTAYSAGQFLLSSGTPGRRFALSHSRILMHQGSAGIGGAAVDVEVQADDLRHTVQTVLGLIAADTGQTYERIYEDSLHDRYFTAVEAKEYGFIDHIVESFGQVVPQRHKIGISA, from the coding sequence ATGGCTCAGGAAGATAAGACTCCGCTATTCAGTTGGCGCTCCCGCGAGCAGTTGCTCAGCCGCCGCATCCTGGTGCTCGACGGACCGCTCGACGACGACAACGGCACGCTGCTGATGACCCAGCTGCTCACGCTCGCCGCCGAGGATCCGGAGGCCGGGATCTCGCTGTGGATCAACTCACCCGGCGGCTCGGTGCCGTCGATGCTGGCGATCCGCGACATCATGCGCCTCATTCCGTGCGAGGTGTCCACGGTGGCGATGGGCACCGCCTACAGCGCCGGGCAGTTCCTGCTCTCCTCCGGCACACCCGGCAGGCGGTTCGCCCTCTCGCACAGCCGGATCCTGATGCATCAGGGCTCGGCGGGTATCGGCGGCGCCGCCGTCGATGTCGAGGTGCAGGCGGATGACCTGCGTCACACCGTGCAGACCGTGCTCGGCCTGATCGCCGCGGACACCGGGCAGACCTATGAGCGGATCTACGAGGATTCGCTGCACGACCGCTACTTCACCGCGGTCGAGGCCAAGGAGTATGGCTTCATCGATCACATCGTCGAATCGTTCGGGCAGGTCGTGCCCCAGCGCCACAAGATTGGTATCTCGGCATGA
- a CDS encoding ClpP family protease has translation MSTYTIPNVIAQHRGGERITDIYSHLLAERIIYLGTGIDSGVANALIAQLLHLESESADREINLYINCEGGDLSAALAVYDTMQHIHAPVLTTCVGQAIAVGGLLLAGGAPGQRAMLPHARVVLQQPAASGRGTIPDLILEADELVRMRSAIEAVLSKHTGQTVERLRHDTDRDRVFTAQAAVEYGLVDRVLEPRALG, from the coding sequence ATGAGCACTTACACCATTCCCAATGTCATCGCCCAGCATCGCGGTGGCGAGCGGATCACCGATATCTACTCGCATCTGCTCGCCGAGCGCATCATCTACCTCGGCACCGGTATCGATTCCGGTGTGGCCAACGCGCTGATCGCGCAGCTGCTGCACCTGGAATCGGAGAGCGCGGACCGGGAGATCAACCTCTATATCAACTGCGAGGGCGGCGATCTGTCGGCGGCGCTCGCCGTCTACGACACGATGCAGCACATCCACGCGCCCGTGCTCACCACCTGCGTCGGACAGGCCATCGCGGTCGGCGGACTGCTGCTGGCCGGCGGCGCGCCCGGACAGCGCGCGATGCTGCCGCATGCCCGAGTCGTGCTGCAGCAGCCCGCAGCCAGCGGGCGCGGCACCATTCCAGATCTGATCCTGGAGGCCGACGAGCTGGTGCGGATGCGCAGTGCGATCGAGGCGGTGCTGTCCAAGCACACCGGTCAGACGGTGGAGCGGCTGCGCCATGACACCGACCGGGACCGGGTGTTCACCGCGCAGGCGGCGGTGGAGTACGGGCTGGTGGACCGGGTGCTCGAGCCGCGGGCACTGGGCTGA
- a CDS encoding roadblock/LC7 domain-containing protein, with the protein MTTSAPAQLTWLLEQLLTRTPHARHALLLSSDGLKICHTPELSVDKADQLAAIAAGIQSLSHGASVEFGDGRSGVRQSMTEFYGGILFIVEAGRGAHIAVIAAEEADAGLVGHNMRELVEQLGDHLSAAPRVTGAGTR; encoded by the coding sequence ATGACAACGTCCGCACCGGCCCAACTCACGTGGCTACTGGAACAACTGCTGACCCGGACTCCGCACGCCCGGCATGCCCTGCTGCTATCCAGCGACGGCCTGAAGATCTGCCACACACCGGAATTGAGCGTCGACAAGGCCGACCAACTCGCCGCCATCGCGGCGGGCATCCAGAGCCTCTCGCACGGTGCGTCGGTGGAATTCGGCGACGGCCGCAGCGGTGTGCGCCAATCCATGACCGAGTTCTACGGCGGCATCCTGTTCATCGTCGAGGCCGGTAGGGGCGCGCATATCGCGGTGATCGCCGCCGAGGAGGCCGATGCGGGCCTGGTCGGGCACAACATGCGTGAGCTGGTGGAACAGCTCGGCGACCATCTGTCCGCCGCGCCCCGGGTGACCGGCGCGGGCACACGGTGA
- a CDS encoding IclR family transcriptional regulator, with protein sequence MPGPIQSIERAAAVLRLLARGSGRLGVGDIAAALDLAKPTAHGILRTLQGVGFVDQDPGTGKYRLGTALLSLSTSYLDANELRSRALNWADALASRTGEAVRIAASVADAVVVVHHVFRPDNSEQALEVGEELPAHATALGKVLLAYDTELAAAVRGSELVRLTRRTIVDRAALTRALAAVRQSGWAGDTEEFRPGEAGIAAPIRSHGGLVVGAIGISGTVDRLCDSQLRFRQPLIGQVRSAAQSISRDLGAGQ encoded by the coding sequence ATGCCTGGACCGATCCAATCGATCGAACGGGCCGCGGCCGTGCTGCGGCTGCTCGCCCGCGGCTCCGGCCGGCTCGGTGTCGGCGATATCGCCGCGGCGCTCGACCTCGCGAAGCCCACCGCCCACGGAATCCTGCGAACCTTGCAGGGTGTCGGCTTCGTGGACCAGGACCCAGGCACCGGAAAATATCGGCTCGGCACCGCCCTGCTGAGCCTGAGCACCAGCTACCTCGATGCCAATGAGCTGCGGTCCCGGGCGCTGAACTGGGCCGACGCCCTCGCCTCGCGCACCGGCGAGGCGGTGCGGATCGCCGCGTCGGTGGCTGACGCGGTCGTCGTCGTACACCATGTCTTCCGGCCGGACAACAGCGAACAGGCGCTGGAGGTGGGGGAGGAGCTCCCGGCACACGCCACCGCGCTCGGCAAGGTGCTGCTCGCCTACGACACCGAACTGGCCGCCGCGGTCCGCGGCAGCGAACTCGTCCGGCTGACCCGCCGCACCATCGTCGATCGGGCCGCGCTCACCAGGGCGCTGGCCGCGGTCCGCCAGTCCGGCTGGGCGGGCGACACCGAGGAATTCCGGCCGGGCGAGGCCGGAATCGCCGCGCCCATCCGCAGCCACGGTGGTCTGGTGGTCGGTGCGATCGGGATCAGCGGAACGGTAGATCGTTTGTGCGACAGTCAATTACGATTCAGACAGCCGCTGATCGGCCAGGTCCGCAGTGCGGCACAGTCGATTTCGCGCGACCTCGGTGCCGGGCAGTGA
- the glpK gene encoding glycerol kinase GlpK, which translates to MAQQYVLAIDQGTTSTRCILFDQRARLAGVAQREHQQRYPRPGWVEQDAMEIWRNVERIVPQALRDSGITADQVAAIGIANQRETTVVWDRRTGVPIRRAIVWQDVRTEELVSELAEKPGAQRIRELCGLPLATYFAAPRLRWLLDNSAGLRDRAERGEVLFGTMETWLIWNLTGGADGGVHLTDVTNASRTLLMNLSTLQWDSELLAFFGIPEAMLPRIQASTAPYGKTSTVVPGIPIAAALGDQHAALFGQTCFARGETKCTYGTGGFLMMNTGSELVRSEHGLLTTIGYQIEREPVYALEGPIAVTGSLVQWIRDNIGLVASAPEIETLAATVEDNGGCYIVPAFSGLYAPHWRSDARGVIVGLTSYITKGHLARAVLEATAWQTREVVDAMNADSGLQARTLRVDGGMTADNLLMRIVADVLDIPVVRPFVAETVSLGAAYAAGLAVGYWPDLEGLRRNWRPAAQWTPRMDPRERADEYENWQRAVALTFGWVRRKNR; encoded by the coding sequence ATGGCGCAACAGTATGTGCTGGCGATCGATCAGGGCACCACCTCCACCAGGTGCATCCTGTTCGATCAACGCGCTCGCCTCGCGGGCGTGGCCCAGCGGGAGCATCAGCAGCGCTATCCGCGACCCGGCTGGGTCGAGCAGGACGCGATGGAGATCTGGCGCAATGTGGAACGCATTGTGCCGCAGGCGCTGCGCGATTCCGGAATCACCGCCGATCAGGTCGCGGCCATCGGTATCGCGAATCAGCGGGAGACCACCGTGGTGTGGGACCGCCGCACCGGCGTCCCGATCCGCCGCGCCATCGTCTGGCAGGACGTGCGCACCGAGGAACTGGTCAGCGAACTCGCGGAAAAACCTGGGGCGCAACGTATCCGGGAACTATGCGGCCTACCGCTGGCCACCTACTTCGCCGCGCCGCGGCTGCGCTGGCTGCTGGACAACAGCGCGGGCCTGCGGGACCGCGCCGAACGCGGCGAGGTGCTGTTCGGCACCATGGAAACCTGGCTGATCTGGAATCTCACCGGCGGCGCCGACGGCGGCGTCCACCTGACCGATGTCACCAATGCCAGCCGCACGCTGCTGATGAATCTGTCCACTCTCCAGTGGGATTCGGAATTGCTGGCGTTCTTCGGAATTCCGGAGGCGATGCTGCCGCGAATCCAGGCGTCCACCGCGCCATACGGAAAGACCAGCACCGTGGTGCCGGGTATCCCGATCGCGGCGGCGCTCGGCGATCAGCACGCCGCGTTGTTCGGGCAAACCTGTTTCGCGCGTGGGGAAACCAAATGCACCTACGGCACCGGCGGCTTCCTGATGATGAACACCGGCAGCGAACTGGTGCGTTCCGAACACGGACTGCTCACCACCATCGGCTATCAGATCGAGCGGGAACCGGTGTACGCGCTGGAAGGGCCGATCGCGGTGACCGGCTCACTGGTGCAATGGATCCGGGACAATATCGGTTTGGTGGCCAGCGCGCCGGAGATCGAAACCCTCGCCGCGACGGTCGAAGACAACGGCGGCTGCTATATCGTGCCCGCGTTCTCCGGGCTGTACGCGCCGCACTGGCGCAGCGACGCGCGCGGCGTGATCGTCGGGCTCACCTCCTATATCACCAAGGGGCATCTGGCTCGTGCGGTGCTGGAGGCCACCGCGTGGCAGACCCGCGAGGTGGTCGACGCGATGAACGCCGACTCCGGGCTGCAGGCGCGCACGCTGCGGGTCGACGGCGGAATGACCGCGGACAACCTGCTGATGCGCATCGTCGCCGATGTACTCGATATCCCGGTGGTGCGCCCGTTCGTCGCCGAAACCGTATCGCTCGGCGCGGCGTACGCGGCCGGACTCGCCGTCGGCTACTGGCCGGATCTGGAGGGGCTGCGCCGCAATTGGCGGCCCGCCGCGCAGTGGACGCCGCGGATGGATCCGCGCGAGCGCGCCGACGAATACGAGAACTGGCAGCGCGCGGTCGCACTCACCTTCGGCTGGGTGCGGCGCAAGAACCGTTGA